TTGATACACTTTTTCATTAACAAAGATTGCCAGTTCCTCTAAAAAATTACCAAATATTGTTTCTTCCTGTGAAGATAAATAGGCATCCATAATGATTTTAACTAATTCTTGAGCTAGCAGTATATTCTTTGCCTTGAATAGATAAGGGTTTTTTCTCTTAAGAACATTATTTAGTTTGAGGCCGTTCAGACTTTCAAGTCTCCCGTTATGAAACAGGCCAATATTCTTTTTTACGTAATTACCGACGTCTTCTACTTTAATAGAGACCATAAATCCGCTTCCTGACATTTCCCATTATGCTTATGTCGCCATTCGCTAATGGCATCTTTTG
The genomic region above belongs to Dehalococcoidales bacterium and contains:
- a CDS encoding PmeII family type II restriction endonuclease, whose protein sequence is MVSIKVEDVGNYVKKNIGLFHNGRLESLNGLKLNNVLKRKNPYLFKAKNILLAQELVKIIMDAYLSSQEETIFGNFLEELAIFVNEKVYQ